The window TATATAAAGCTGACGTTTCAACCGTGTGGAATTATTTTGCCCAATCCGAATTACTGGATCTGTGGTGGGCGCCCAAGCCCTGGAAATGTGAAACGGTAAGTCAGGATTTCGAAAAAGGAGGGTTTTGGTTCTATGCAATGGTGGGTCCCAATGGAGAAAGAGGGTATTCAAAGTTTGAGTACGGAGAAATTACGGAACACAGAAGCCTGGATTGGCTGAGTGCTTTTTCTGATGAAAACGGAAATATCAATGAAGACTTTCCAAGGTCAAAATGGCTGATTGGCTTTACAGGAGTAGAAGAAGGTACCAAACTGACCATTAATATTCATTATCACTCTCAGGAAATGATGAAGAAAATTATGGAAATGGGGTTTGAAGGAGGTTTTACGATGGGGCTAAATCAGCTGGAAGAATTGATTGGATAAATGATAAGGAAAATATAATCCGATATTCATAAAATAAATCGTCCGGATCTTTCCCTAGAAAGATCCGGACGATTTATTTTATGCTGGAGATAGACTCTTAAGTGATTAACTTCCTGCTTCATGCTCCCAGCTTCCATCCTTTATAAAAGCTCCTCCTCCTGGAAGTACTGAATAATTGCCTTTTTCATCAGCAAGGTTTGCTCATTTGGCTTTAATTCAGGAAGGTCTTCCAGCTTATCAAATTGGGGCCACCCGTCTTCATAATGTGTGAATTTGTAATATCCAAAAGGCTCAAGCAGCCTGCATACAGCAATATGAATCAAATTTACTTTGTCTTCTTTCGTGTATTTCTGCTGGCCGCTTCCCAGCTCCTGAAGCCCTATCAAAAATAACAGGGTTTCAATAGGAGGATTTTTCTCCGTCTGAAAATTATCTTCGAAGAACTGTTCTATTTTTTTCCAGTATTCGGACTCGTTCATAATATATTTAAATGATAAATGATAGTTGATCAATGATAAAATTAGTTATTTAGCATTTTTCTATAGGAAGAAGTTACTTTCAGTATTTCTTCAGTTTTTATTTTTATATCTGCAATAATTTCTTTTTGAACATATTCCGGTTCCTCTAACATTTCAAGCCAAAACAACGTTTCATCAGTTTCTTCAATCACGATAGATATTTTAGAAAACCGCTCAGCTTTTGATCTTGCTCTGCACATGGCTCTATAATTAGCAGCCATAGAAGTAGAAGATCGGAATATTTGTTTTCTGATCACAGAAAAGGCTTCATTATGTGGAAGTTTAGAAAATTCTTTAATGATCATGATGGCTAGCTGCTTTGTTTTAAAAGCAAAAATTGTATTATAATCCGGGCTATCCATCATTTATCATTTATGAATTATCATTTATCTTTAAAAGAAACGCATACTCCAGTGCGTCCTCTTTCAGGGATTCAAATCTTCCGCTGGCACCTCCGTGTCCTGAGCTCATGTCTGTTTTAAATACTAAAATATTATTATCTGTTTTTAGTTCTCTTAGTTTTGCGGTCCATTTGGCAGGCTCCCAATACTGTACCTGGGAATCATGGAACCCTGTAGTGATCAGCATGTGCGGATAGTCTTTAGCTTCCACATTGTCATAAGGAGAATACTCTTTCATATAATGATAATATTCTTCATCATTTGGATTTCCCCATTCATCATATTCTCCGGTCGTCAATGGAATAGTATCATCCAGCATTGTGGTTACAACATCTACGAATGGTACCTGTGCGACAATTCCGTTGAATAACTGGGGTTCATAATTCACCACAGCACCTACCAGCAGGCCGCCGGCACTTCCTCCCATTGCATACATATGTTTTGATGAAGTGTAATTTTCTTTGATCAGATATTTTCCTGCATCAATGAAGTCAAAAAATGTATTTTTCTTGAACAGCATTTTTCCGTCCTCATACCATTCTCTTCCCAGGTATTCACCACCGCGGATATGGGCGATGGCATAAATAAAGCCTCTGTCCAGAATGGATAATCTTACATTTGAAAAACTGGCGTCAACCGTATGGCCGTAACTTCCATATCCATACAGAAGAAGCGGAGTGTCAGCCGATTTTTTCGTGTCCTTATGATAGACTAGTGAAATAGGAACTTTGGTCTTTCCATCTCTGGAATCTGCCCAGATTCTCTCTGAAATATAATTCTCAGGGAAGAATTTTCCACCTAATACTTCCTGTTGTTTCAGGAGCTTTGTGGTTTTTTCCTTCATATTATACTCATAGGTAGAGCTGGGCTGGGTAAGGGAAGTGTATCCGTAACGCAGAATCTCAGTGTCAAATTCCAGATTGATCCCAATATAAGCGGTATAAGTAGGATCGGAGAATGGTAAGTAATATGACTCCTGGGTCTTTTCATCAATAATTTTGATCTGAAGCAACCCTCTTTCTCTCTCTTCAAGAACCAGATAATCTTTGAAAATTTCAA of the Chryseobacterium aureum genome contains:
- a CDS encoding four helix bundle protein; the encoded protein is MMDSPDYNTIFAFKTKQLAIMIIKEFSKLPHNEAFSVIRKQIFRSSTSMAANYRAMCRARSKAERFSKISIVIEETDETLFWLEMLEEPEYVQKEIIADIKIKTEEILKVTSSYRKMLNN
- a CDS encoding S9 family peptidase; protein product: MKAPQAKKIEKILETHGDKRIDNYFWLNERENPEVIKYIEEENAYEEFIMKDTEALQEELFEEMKARYKKDDESLPYFFNEYWYIVRYEEGKEYPIFCRKHKSLDHEEEIVLDVNILAEGKEFFEVGSVAVSPGNELASFSSDDVGRRIYTLNFKNLKTGEILPDIIPNTTGKAVWANDNQHVFYIRKDKSLRAFQVYRHKLGTDSADDVLIFHEEDETFDVNVFKTKSLQYIFIASSSTISDEHRFIPSDDVFAEWKIIQPRIDDLEYSVEHYEDEFYIITNADDAFNFKIVKAKIDNCGMENWVDVIPHRAEVLLEGFEIFKDYLVLEERERGLLQIKIIDEKTQESYYLPFSDPTYTAYIGINLEFDTEILRYGYTSLTQPSSTYEYNMKEKTTKLLKQQEVLGGKFFPENYISERIWADSRDGKTKVPISLVYHKDTKKSADTPLLLYGYGSYGHTVDASFSNVRLSILDRGFIYAIAHIRGGEYLGREWYEDGKMLFKKNTFFDFIDAGKYLIKENYTSSKHMYAMGGSAGGLLVGAVVNYEPQLFNGIVAQVPFVDVVTTMLDDTIPLTTGEYDEWGNPNDEEYYHYMKEYSPYDNVEAKDYPHMLITTGFHDSQVQYWEPAKWTAKLRELKTDNNILVFKTDMSSGHGGASGRFESLKEDALEYAFLLKINDNS
- a CDS encoding SRPBCC family protein; its protein translation is MESNFIFNKDFDAASTYVMKIYKADVSTVWNYFAQSELLDLWWAPKPWKCETVSQDFEKGGFWFYAMVGPNGERGYSKFEYGEITEHRSLDWLSAFSDENGNINEDFPRSKWLIGFTGVEEGTKLTINIHYHSQEMMKKIMEMGFEGGFTMGLNQLEELIG